Proteins found in one Bremerella volcania genomic segment:
- a CDS encoding serine/threonine-protein kinase gives MTPDDYQRLCEAFEHAIQLPLEDREAWLTEYFADRADLHDEVRRMLANDENSALDNSPLHEHLAVDDLTPATVDLDPERTVTSNRKADTVESVPGYELIDELGRGGMGVVFKARQLSPERVVAVKMILSGQFASAQEIQRFRAEAEAAANLSHAGIVPIYEVGHHQGRHFFSMGYVEGRSLADMIREGGLSPERIAELVLEIAQAMAHAHSMGIVHRDLKPSNILIDADGHPRVTDFGLAKRMDGNSEMTYSGQILGSPGYMAPEQAAGKNHQIDQATDIYGLGAILYALLTGKPPFAASNILEAIDQICTVNPVSPRKLNWNVPRALETICLKCMHKTPAARYRSMKELAADLQSYLRHEPIRAKPLGVGERIIYWARRKPGLASTLACVLLFFIYHAISSYILHEPVSAQPWFRVASVMFAIAFSVAAWFFQRMYEKPSTRNVAIYAWMTWNFVLLTGLLFLVHGAASPLSLIYLLLVAASATLYEKGLVGYTMILAAAGYLTHVVVGATIRPVGYVDFFDATAMMLSILILGMIQYFVVRRIRRTMDDE, from the coding sequence ATGACACCGGACGATTACCAGCGACTTTGCGAGGCCTTCGAGCACGCCATTCAATTGCCGCTCGAAGACCGCGAAGCGTGGCTGACCGAGTACTTCGCCGATCGAGCCGACCTGCATGATGAAGTCCGGCGGATGCTAGCCAACGACGAGAACTCCGCGCTCGACAATTCTCCGCTGCACGAGCATCTTGCCGTCGATGATCTCACGCCGGCAACGGTCGACCTCGATCCCGAGAGGACGGTCACTTCCAACCGCAAGGCCGACACGGTCGAATCGGTGCCGGGGTACGAACTGATCGACGAACTCGGCCGCGGCGGGATGGGAGTCGTCTTCAAGGCCCGGCAGCTTTCGCCGGAACGCGTGGTGGCGGTGAAGATGATCCTTTCCGGCCAGTTTGCCTCCGCTCAAGAGATTCAACGCTTCCGGGCCGAGGCGGAAGCCGCCGCGAATCTTTCGCACGCCGGCATCGTGCCGATCTACGAAGTTGGGCATCATCAGGGGCGGCATTTCTTTTCGATGGGGTACGTCGAAGGACGCAGCCTGGCCGATATGATTCGCGAAGGGGGCTTGTCACCGGAACGAATCGCGGAGTTGGTCCTGGAGATCGCCCAGGCCATGGCCCACGCCCACTCGATGGGAATCGTTCATCGCGATTTGAAGCCATCGAACATCTTGATCGACGCCGACGGCCATCCGCGGGTGACCGACTTCGGTCTGGCCAAGCGGATGGACGGCAATTCCGAGATGACCTACTCCGGGCAAATCCTCGGTTCGCCTGGCTACATGGCCCCTGAACAGGCTGCCGGCAAGAATCATCAAATCGATCAGGCGACGGATATCTACGGCTTGGGGGCGATTCTGTACGCGCTGTTGACCGGCAAGCCGCCGTTTGCGGCCAGCAACATTCTGGAAGCGATCGACCAGATTTGCACGGTGAACCCGGTCTCGCCGCGGAAACTCAACTGGAACGTTCCTCGTGCGCTGGAAACGATTTGCCTGAAGTGCATGCACAAGACGCCGGCGGCTCGGTATCGCAGCATGAAGGAGCTTGCCGCCGACCTGCAATCGTACCTGCGGCACGAGCCGATCCGGGCCAAGCCGCTGGGAGTTGGCGAGCGGATCATCTATTGGGCGCGGCGGAAGCCTGGCCTGGCCAGCACGCTGGCCTGCGTGCTGCTGTTCTTCATCTACCACGCGATCAGTTCGTACATTCTGCACGAGCCCGTCTCGGCCCAGCCGTGGTTTCGCGTCGCTTCGGTAATGTTTGCGATTGCCTTCTCGGTGGCGGCATGGTTCTTTCAGCGGATGTACGAAAAGCCGAGCACCCGCAACGTGGCGATTTACGCGTGGATGACCTGGAACTTTGTCCTGCTGACAGGCCTCTTGTTTCTGGTGCATGGTGCGGCAAGTCCACTGAGCCTGATCTATCTGCTGCTGGTCGCGGCCAGTGCGACCTTGTACGAGAAAGGGCTGGTCGGGTACACGATGATCCTGGCCGCCGCAGGCTACCTGACGCACGTCGTCGTCGGCGCAACCATTCGCCCGGTTGGTTACGTCGATTTCTTCGACGCCACGGCCATGATGCTGTCGATCCTGATTCTCGGAATGATCCAGTACTTCGTCGTCCGCCGCATCCGCCGCACGATGGACGACGAATAG
- a CDS encoding c-type cytochrome → MLNRIFLPCYLLLACVLLATPQTAFAQGATDAMVRLLQSGKLPESRVGTVIGMIAERGNAENLGILFQEATKPDGFSPALKLESLEALKKASESRNLVPAGDLSAIGDLIASDDHSLKTLGIELAGLWKVEATADTLAAIALDNNKPLKLRRLAIGSLIATGSDKTANTVAKLTSEEQPLSIRYLGVSALTNIDVQKAAEAAAKVLSGADTSTDPADMIDAFLADTKGPDALAAALEGKKLDGDVAKMCLRQMYSVGRSDASLVNVLSAAAGIDNNPDPLTNEQLQTLVAQVLKKGDPARGEEIFRRKELSCLKCHAISGAGGQIGPDLSPVGATSPVDYVINSILFPEMAVKEAYIMKSIVDFDGKMHQGIVADENEDRTILKDANGNEIIIPADDIDLEKEGGSLMPKGLANFLTEDEFLDLVAYVAQLGKPGPYGIRSEPTIQRWRVLKEVPDALQGEANPSTGEFESQILGLDADAWLPVYGKVNGELPLADLSEIDSPVLFLQGEIEVVDGGDIGVEMNPKQGVTAWIIDDEFPGNEPIQTSVLPGRHKITFRLDKRTFPGQTFRAVVTKPAGSAAQYTVVGGS, encoded by the coding sequence ATGCTGAATCGAATTTTCCTCCCTTGTTATTTGTTGCTTGCGTGTGTGCTGCTGGCGACTCCACAAACCGCATTCGCCCAGGGGGCGACCGATGCGATGGTTCGCTTGCTGCAAAGTGGCAAGCTGCCGGAGTCTCGCGTCGGGACGGTGATCGGCATGATTGCCGAACGAGGCAATGCCGAGAACCTGGGGATCCTCTTTCAGGAAGCTACCAAGCCGGACGGCTTCAGCCCGGCCTTGAAGCTCGAGTCGCTCGAGGCTTTGAAGAAAGCTAGCGAGAGCCGTAACCTGGTTCCCGCTGGCGATCTCTCGGCAATTGGCGACCTGATTGCCAGCGACGACCACAGCCTGAAAACGCTGGGCATCGAGCTGGCAGGCCTCTGGAAAGTCGAAGCCACCGCCGACACGCTGGCAGCGATTGCCCTTGATAACAACAAGCCGCTCAAACTGCGCCGCCTGGCGATCGGCTCGCTGATCGCGACCGGCAGCGACAAAACGGCCAACACGGTCGCCAAGCTGACCAGTGAAGAGCAACCTCTTTCGATCCGCTACCTGGGAGTCTCGGCGCTGACCAACATCGACGTCCAAAAGGCCGCCGAGGCCGCGGCCAAGGTGCTCAGCGGGGCCGATACGTCGACCGATCCGGCCGACATGATCGACGCGTTCCTGGCCGACACCAAAGGGCCGGACGCTCTGGCCGCCGCGCTCGAAGGTAAAAAGCTCGACGGCGACGTGGCCAAAATGTGTCTGCGTCAGATGTACTCGGTCGGCCGTTCCGACGCTTCGCTGGTCAACGTGCTGAGCGCTGCCGCCGGCATCGACAACAATCCCGATCCACTCACCAACGAACAACTGCAAACGCTCGTCGCCCAGGTTTTGAAAAAGGGGGACCCGGCTCGCGGGGAAGAAATCTTCCGCCGCAAGGAACTCAGCTGCCTGAAGTGTCACGCCATCAGTGGCGCCGGAGGGCAGATCGGTCCCGACCTGAGCCCCGTCGGTGCGACCAGCCCGGTCGACTACGTGATCAATTCGATCCTCTTCCCAGAGATGGCCGTCAAGGAAGCGTACATCATGAAGTCGATCGTCGACTTCGACGGCAAGATGCACCAAGGCATCGTCGCCGACGAGAACGAGGACCGCACCATCCTGAAAGATGCCAACGGCAACGAAATCATCATTCCGGCCGACGACATCGATCTGGAAAAGGAAGGGGGCTCGCTCATGCCCAAGGGGCTGGCGAACTTCCTGACCGAAGACGAATTCCTCGACCTGGTGGCCTACGTTGCCCAGCTGGGCAAGCCTGGCCCTTACGGCATTCGCAGCGAACCGACCATTCAGCGCTGGCGCGTCCTGAAGGAAGTTCCCGATGCGCTGCAAGGGGAAGCGAATCCGTCGACCGGCGAGTTTGAATCGCAGATTCTCGGGCTCGACGCCGATGCCTGGCTGCCGGTCTACGGCAAGGTCAACGGCGAGTTGCCATTAGCCGACCTGAGCGAGATCGATAGCCCCGTGCTGTTTTTGCAAGGTGAAATCGAAGTCGTTGACGGGGGTGACATCGGCGTCGAGATGAATCCCAAGCAAGGGGTCACCGCGTGGATCATCGACGACGAATTCCCCGGCAACGAGCCGATTCAAACCAGCGTGCTGCCAGGACGCCACAAGATCACCTTTCGATTGGACAAGCGAACCTTCCCCGGCCAAACCTTTCGCGCCGTCGTCACCAAGCCCGCTGGCTCGGCCGCGCAGTACACGGTGGTAGGTGGAAGTTAG
- a CDS encoding sigma-70 family RNA polymerase sigma factor: MSDDIESLLASLSEGKRDAADKLLPILYQELKGIANQHMRNERADHTLQATALVHEAFLKLVDQNRVEWKGKAHFCAVASNIMRRILVDHARTKNAAKRGKGAQRITLEEGLVAGDPQNNVDLVELDELLTELAELNPRHAKIIEMRYFAGMTVEETAAALDVSVSTVKGDWRMAKAWLTARLEDNSSTS; encoded by the coding sequence ATGAGCGACGACATTGAAAGTTTGCTGGCATCTCTTTCCGAAGGCAAACGGGATGCGGCCGACAAGCTGCTACCGATCCTCTACCAAGAGCTGAAGGGGATTGCCAACCAGCACATGCGGAACGAACGGGCCGATCACACGCTGCAGGCAACGGCCTTGGTACATGAGGCCTTCTTAAAACTCGTCGACCAGAATCGCGTCGAGTGGAAAGGGAAAGCGCACTTTTGTGCGGTCGCTTCGAATATCATGCGGCGGATCCTGGTCGATCACGCCCGCACCAAGAACGCCGCCAAACGCGGGAAAGGGGCTCAACGGATCACGCTGGAAGAAGGTCTCGTCGCCGGCGATCCCCAAAACAACGTCGACCTGGTCGAACTCGATGAACTACTCACCGAACTGGCCGAACTCAACCCACGCCACGCCAAAATCATCGAGATGCGCTACTTCGCCGGCATGACCGTCGAAGAAACCGCCGCGGCGCTCGATGTTTCCGTCTCGACTGTCAAGGGAGACTGGCGGATGGCCAAAGCCTGGCTCACGGCCCGACTCGAAGACAATTCATCAACCTCCTAG